A window of the Astyanax mexicanus isolate ESR-SI-001 chromosome 22, AstMex3_surface, whole genome shotgun sequence genome harbors these coding sequences:
- the LOC103033910 gene encoding 2-oxoglutarate receptor 1-like encodes MANKTTPCHDSLDNCTNIDDLMKHHYLPFMYGTIFVLGVLGNVTSLLVYVIKVRPWQSSSIIMFNLALTDLLYMFSMPFLTYYYSQGDNWMLGEFMCRFVRFGFHFNLYGSILFLTCLAIFRYVAIVHPLQACRIQKRRWGILACVLTWILAGGLLAPIFNVFTTVKSKNNITQCLDLASNDPETVWKYSWALTVLGFILPLLIVFICYMRIAKVLAMGPHTQSRSRVRARRLIVLVMICFAVCFFPFHVMRALRIYTRLMPGTCCMMCKWVHAVYIISRPVAALNTIFNLALYTFAGDRFKQAFLSLFTNQCKERPSQWQRTTHNGTPGTKSGLILSKIFTIVLKPKNSTPINNLT; translated from the coding sequence ATGGCAAATAAAACAACACCTTGCCACGATTCCCTGGACAACTGCACCAATATCGATGACCTCATGAAGCACCACTACCTGCCCTTCATGTATGGCACAATTTTTGTCCTGGGTGTACTGGGTAATGTGACTTCACTACTGGTATACGTGATAAAGGTGCGCCCCTGGCAAAGCAGCAGCATCATCATGTTCAACTTGGCACTCACTGACCTCCTGTACATGTTCAGCATGCCATTTCTCACTTACTACTATTCCCAAGGCGACAACTGGATGTTGGGGGAATTCATGTGTCGCTTTGTGCGTTTCGGCTTCCACTTCAATCTGTACGGCAGCATCCTGTTCCTCACCTGTCTGGCTATATTCCGCTATGTGGCTATAGTGCACCCACTGCAAGCTTGCAGGATTCAGAAAAGGCGATGGGGCATACTGGCTTGTGTTCTGACCTGGATTTTAGCAGGTGGTCTACTCGCACCCATATTCAATGTGTTCACCACTGTGAAAAGCAAGAACAACATAACCCAGTGTCTGGACTTGGCCAGCAACGATCCAGAAACAGTGTGGAAGTACAGCTGGGCGCTGACAGTGCTGGGCTTCATACTGCCCCTATTGATTGTATTCATTTGCTACATGCGGATAGCCAAGGTGTTAGCGATGGGTCCACACACTCAAAGCAGGAGCCGAGTTCGAGCCAGGAGGCTGATCGTTCTGGTTATGATCTGCTTTGCCGTTTGTTTTTTCCCCTTCCATGTGATGCGTGCCCTGAGAATATACACCAGACTCATGCCAGGCACTTGCTGCATGATGTGCAAATGGGTGCACGCTGTTTATATCATCTCAAGACCAGTGGCAGCTCTCAACACAATCTTCAACTTGGCTCTGTACACATTTGCTGGTGATCGCTTTAAACAGGCATTTTTAAGTCTATTTACCAACCAATGCAAGGAGAGACCTTCACAATGGCAGCGAACGACCCACAATGGTACTCCTGGTACTAAGAGTGGACTCATTTTATCCAAGATATTCACAATAGTTCTGAAACCAAAGAATTCCACACCAATAAATAATCTTACCTGA